A genomic region of Vigna radiata var. radiata cultivar VC1973A unplaced genomic scaffold, Vradiata_ver6 scaffold_160, whole genome shotgun sequence contains the following coding sequences:
- the LOC106779708 gene encoding farnesylcysteine lyase translates to MMSLTLPFLLTFLALSQAQPLSDDPPQPSTTICIVGAGIGGSSVAHFLRKYSPESTPATDIRVFERNGVVGGRIATVTVAGETFEAGASILHPKNLHTVDYVKILNLKINEPDSDPLSLGIWNGKKFVFKTVTLSSDVPLINKLLELPFVDTLLSLFNSARMFLRYGFSLFKMQNFVESAVERFLNYYKDTSSRPIFETVDEMLQWAGLYNLTTRTLHDELVDAGLSNLLIDELVTVITRINYGQSVSMSGLGGAVSLAGSGGGLWSVKGGNWQMAAGLINRSDVALHLHEEIKSVADLGDFYELNSTKGNSYKCEVAVVATPLDELDIQFIPPISIPERKMQHTYTTFVRGLLNPAYFGLKAVTKIPDLVGTVEDPSLPFSCIAVLKKHNEKESTYKLFSRQPMEDTLLDSIFSVRKETIRINWAAYPHYHAPEVFAPFILDKRHLYYVNAFENAASTMETSAVAAENIARLILSRYFGKEIVNSSNLSATSRGEGTHLDL, encoded by the exons ATGATGTCTCTCACACTGCCTTTCCTGTTGACCTTCCTCGCACTCTCTCAAGCTCAACCACTCTCCGATGACCCTCCGCAACCATCAACAACTATATGCATCGTCGGCGCCGGCATCGGCGGCTCCTCAGTTGCCCATTTCCTCCGTAAATACTCCCCGGAGTCAACTCCAGCCACCGATATCCGAGTATTCGAGCGCAACGGCGTCGTCGGGGGCCGCATAGCCACCGTGACGGTGGCGGGGGAGACCTTCGAGGCCGGAGCCTCCATTCTCCATCCTAAGAACCTGCACACAGTGGATTACGTGAAAATTCTGAACCTGAAGATCAACGAGCCTGATTCGGATCCCCTCTCTCTCGGCATTTGGAATGGGAAAAAGTTCGTTTTCAAAACTGTTACTCTTAGTTCCGATGTTCCTCTCATCAATAAGCTTCTTGAACTCCCATTTGTCGATACTCTCTTGTCGCTCTTTAATTCCGCTCGCATGTTCCTTCGCTACGGCTTCTCGCTCTTCAAGATGCAAAACTTCGTTGAG agtGCTGTTGAGAGATTCTTAAATTACTATAAGGACACTAGTTCGAGACCCATTTTTGAGACTGTGGATGAGATGCTGCAGTGGGCTGGTCTATATAATCTTACTACAAGGACTTTGCATGATGAATTGGTGGATGCTGGGTTGTCTAACTTGTTGATCGACGAACTAGTCACT GTAATCACACGTATTAATTATGGCCAGAGTGTCTCCATGAGTGGGTTGGGAGGGGCAGTTTCTCTCGCAGGATCAGGCGGAGGATTATGGTCTGTCAAAGGAGGTAACTGGCAAATGGCTGCTGGACTGATTAATCGGTCAGATGTTGCACTACACCTGCACGAAGAAATAAAATCTGTTGCTGACCTTGGAGATTTTTATGAGCTCAATTCAACAAAAGGAAACAGTTATAAATGTGAAGTTGCTGTGGTTGCTACACCATTGGATGAGTTAGATATTCAGTTTATTCCCCCAATTTCGATTCCTGAGAGAAAAATGCAGCACACGTATACAACTTTTGTCAGGGGCCTTCTGAACCCT GCATATTTTGGGCTCAAGGCTGTGACAAAAATTCCTGATCTTGTGGGCACAGTAGAGGATCCTAGCCTTCCATTTTCATGCATTGCAGTTCTCAAGAAGCACAATGAAAAAGAATCCACTTATAAATTATTCTCTCGTCAACCAATGGAAGACACATTACTGGATAGCATCTTCAG TGTGAGGAAGGAGACTATTCGGATAAACTGGGCTGCATATCCTCATTACCATGCCCCAGAAGTATTTGCACCATTTATATTGGACAAGAGGCATCTATACTACGTAAATGCATTTGAAAATGCAGCTAGCACCATGGAGACAAGTGCCGTAGCAGCTGAGAATATTGCCCGACTCATACTGTCAAGATATTTTGGCAAAGAAATTGTGAATTCATCCAATTTGTCTGCAACTTCTCGAGGAGAGGGTACTCATTTAGATTTATGA